A stretch of the Bordetella genomosp. 8 genome encodes the following:
- a CDS encoding glycine zipper 2TM domain-containing protein: MKIKTLSKLCAVALIATSAAGCSTWDGMSHRQKATVTGAGIGGVAGAVITNGGVLGTVGGAAIGGVIGNQVGK, translated from the coding sequence ATGAAGATCAAAACATTATCCAAACTGTGCGCGGTTGCGCTGATCGCCACGTCCGCGGCGGGCTGTTCTACGTGGGACGGCATGAGCCACCGGCAGAAGGCGACGGTCACCGGGGCCGGTATCGGCGGCGTGGCCGGCGCGGTCATCACCAACGGCGGCGTGCTCGGCACGGTCGGCGGCGCGGCCATCGGCGGCGTGATCGGCAACCAGGTCGGCAAGTAA
- the minE gene encoding cell division topological specificity factor MinE, whose amino-acid sequence MSLLSFLLGQKKSSASVAKERLQIILAHERSGRDGSPDYLPQLQQELIAVISKYVKINPEDIKVHLERQDTLEILEVKIEMPQP is encoded by the coding sequence ATGTCCCTTCTGTCCTTTCTGCTCGGTCAGAAAAAGTCATCCGCCAGCGTTGCCAAGGAGCGTCTGCAGATCATCCTGGCGCATGAGCGCTCGGGCCGCGACGGCTCGCCCGACTATTTGCCGCAACTGCAGCAAGAGCTGATCGCCGTCATCTCGAAATACGTGAAGATCAATCCCGAGGACATCAAGGTGCACCTGGAACGCCAGGACACCCTGGAAATCCTCGAGGTCAAGATCGAGATGCCGCAGCCCTAG
- the minD gene encoding septum site-determining protein MinD, with product MTRTVVVTSGKGGVGKTTTSASFSSGLAMRGHKTAVIDFDVGLRNLDLIMGCERRVVYDFVNVIQGEASLKQALIKDKQLENLFVLPASQTRDKDALTQEGVGKVIDELKEMGFDYIVCDSPAGIETGALMAAYFADDALVVTNPEVSSVRDSDRILGILAAKSKRAVEGDEPVKEYLLLTRYNPKRVSEGEMLSLQDIEDILRIKLIGVIPESESVLQASNQGVPAIHLKDTDVAEAYKDVVARYLGEERSLRFTDYAKPGFLKRIFGGK from the coding sequence ATGACGCGTACTGTTGTGGTCACTTCCGGCAAGGGCGGGGTGGGCAAGACGACTACCAGCGCCAGTTTCTCTTCCGGCCTAGCGATGCGCGGACACAAGACCGCTGTAATCGACTTCGACGTCGGCTTGCGCAATCTGGACCTGATCATGGGCTGCGAACGGCGTGTCGTGTACGACTTCGTCAATGTGATCCAGGGCGAAGCCTCGTTGAAGCAGGCGCTGATCAAGGACAAGCAGCTGGAAAACCTGTTCGTCCTGCCCGCTTCGCAAACCCGCGACAAGGATGCCTTGACGCAGGAAGGCGTGGGCAAGGTCATCGACGAATTGAAGGAGATGGGTTTCGACTACATCGTCTGCGATTCGCCCGCCGGTATCGAAACCGGCGCGCTGATGGCCGCCTACTTTGCCGATGACGCGCTGGTCGTCACCAACCCGGAAGTCTCTTCCGTGCGCGATTCGGACCGCATCCTGGGCATACTGGCGGCCAAATCGAAGCGCGCCGTGGAAGGCGACGAACCGGTCAAGGAATACCTGCTGCTGACGCGCTACAACCCCAAGCGCGTGTCCGAAGGCGAAATGCTTTCGCTGCAGGACATCGAAGACATCCTGCGCATCAAACTGATCGGCGTCATCCCCGAATCCGAATCGGTTCTGCAAGCGTCCAACCAGGGCGTGCCGGCCATCCACCTGAAGGATACCGACGTCGCGGAAGCGTACAAGGATGTGGTGGCCCGGTATCTCGGCGAGGAGCGTTCGCTGCGTTTTACCGACTATGCGAAGCCCGGTTTCCTGAAACGCATATTCGGAGGCAAGTAA